A stretch of Ranitomeya variabilis isolate aRanVar5 chromosome 3, aRanVar5.hap1, whole genome shotgun sequence DNA encodes these proteins:
- the LOC143817547 gene encoding protein kinase C delta type-like codes for MDRGLQAGRDYGECRLLDEEKRARRRGARRRGKREEDSVTGLKKKRRRDNSGLEEPTPGCSGDPGSSGPYARLNISRFNIHQVLGRGAFGKVVLASVPGSNINVAVKMITKRDNEDTILRERRILLAARHCPFLCHLYAAHQSQHRAYFIMEYLSGGSVEDLIRMCGCLNIGNVRFYTAEIVSGLQFLHGHNIVHRDIKPDNIMLDADGHIRIIDLGLAQDGVSSSKNISGVTGTFHYMAPEVHRRKRYGAAVDWWSLGIVVSRMAAGRYPFYNGPVKQMAFKSIINAKPKFPTWLDADVKHLIKKLLRKDPQTRLGVSGNIREHPFFTTIGWEDLEERRVEPPFTPFRPVLENHHLQWPEHTVLHPVAGFTYVTPSWTR; via the exons ATGGACCgaggtctacaggcgggaagagatTACGGAGAATGTCGACTACTGGACGAGGAGAAGAGAGCGAGGAGAAGGGGCGCGAGGAGAAGAGGGAAGAGGGAAGAGGACAGCGTGACCGGattaaagaagaaaaggagacgagacaacagtggattggaggagccaacacctggatgcagcggagaccctggatcatccggcccctatgccaggcttaacatcagccgcttcaacatccaccaggtcctaggtagaggcgcctttggcaaa gtggtcctggcatctgtccccggcagtaacatcaacgtggccgtcaaaatgatcaccaaaagggacaacgaggacaccatcttgagagagcggcggatactcctggcggccagacactgcccattcctgtgtcacctctatgccgcacaccagtctcagcacagggcatatttcatcatggagtacctgtccggtggcagcgtggaggatttgatcaggatgtgcggctgcctgaacatcggcaatgtgag attctacacagcagagatagtaagtggcctccagttcctccacggacacaacatcgtccaccg tgacataaagccggataacatcatgttggatgcagatggccacatccgtatcatcgaccttggtcttgcccaagatggcgtctcctcctccaaaaacatctctggagtgacgggcactttccattacatggcccctgaggtgcatcgtagaaaacggtatggcgcagcagtggactggtggagcctggggattgtggtgtccaggatggcagcagggcgatatccattttacaacggccccgtcaagcaaatggctttcaaatccatcatcaacgcgaagccaaaatttccaacttggcttgatgctgacgtgaaacatctcatcaagaagctgctgcgcaaagaccctcagacacgcctgggtgtgagcgggaacatcagagagcatccattctttaccaccattggctgggaggatctggaggaaaggagagtagagccaccatttacaccattcaggccagttctggagaaccaccatctgcagtggccggagcacacagtccttcaccccgtggccggatttacgtacgtgacaccaagctggacccggtaa